A section of the Virgibacillus sp. NKC19-3 genome encodes:
- a CDS encoding YaiI/YqxD family protein, giving the protein MKIYVDADASPVKDIVVSIAQDAQIPVVLVKSFAHFSNNEEGDGVETVYVDTGAEAADYKIMKLAKKGDIIITQDYGLASLGLAKGCTVLHHKGFMYTNENIDHLLQTRYMNAMARKSGKRTKGPKAFTQEDRDKFSELFRNTIARWNKTN; this is encoded by the coding sequence ATGAAAATCTACGTTGATGCAGATGCTAGTCCAGTAAAAGATATCGTCGTTTCCATCGCTCAAGACGCACAGATTCCTGTCGTGCTTGTCAAAAGCTTTGCCCATTTTTCTAATAATGAGGAGGGAGACGGAGTAGAAACGGTTTATGTTGACACCGGAGCAGAAGCTGCGGATTATAAAATTATGAAACTTGCCAAGAAGGGCGATATTATTATTACACAGGACTACGGCCTAGCATCGCTGGGATTGGCAAAAGGATGCACGGTACTACATCACAAAGGCTTCATGTATACAAATGAAAATATTGACCACCTCTTACAAACACGCTACATGAATGCCATGGCTAGAAAAAGCGGTAAACGAACAAAAGGGCCCAAAGCATTTACGCAGGAGGATCGGGATAAATTCAGCGAGCTTTTTAGAAACACAATTGCACGATGGAACAAAACAAATTAA